A region from the Nymphalis io chromosome 9, ilAglIoxx1.1, whole genome shotgun sequence genome encodes:
- the LOC126770771 gene encoding TBC1 domain family member 16, with the protein MPLPDLIKRASSYFLGLEFDDNEEPLDYVDNEILFCKNNVCVHPPTIARHELDIVHHPGYMTVTTKVFTDQHNNAKRPTLFLNWIPNSTLRKCPSAVETSPSDEIGCGIKPTNPQDIPTQKTVQQKNRKYINNENAFSDSSDTTSLNSNSDKQSIKSNDTRFTQNDTTQEELTSSSKPTIKSVDSCKDDVFVSIDKEESKDQIFEFERHVRSQSMTSVNITIANPNVENVDLTPDSVSGSFMRSLSMSSCDEGNPNWMSTPEFLALKHNLVFPDSVHSSPVPQRRQPLKCRRFSVDLSQMRSLRLFFNDDNCTCGQLVVASRESQYKILHFHHGGLDHLAQVLHRWHALLHNIKLTPGSEEPNLPYRHFMVCRPEVQKSEQHPEEGKVPKITPELFYGKVMNGKGTIEDDLFLRKCVFFGGLDKELRREVWPFLLHCYPYNSTYDEREIILQIRTREYDEIAKRRLEKMTPEQHAVFWKTVQSVIEKDVVRTDRGNPFFAGENNYNVEIMKNILLNYAVYNPALGYTQGMSDLLAPVLCEIKCEAEAFWCFVGLMQRAIFVCTPTDNDMDNNLSYLRELIRIMLPHFYKHLEKHVDAMELLFCHRWILLCFKREFTEAVALRMWEACWANYQTDYFHLFLCLAIIAVYADDVIAQDLNTDEMLLHFSSLAMYMDGRLILRKARGLLHQFRQLVRIPCTLVGMCQRCGPGIWDSTHRPSVECTGAHDFCEYAVQ; encoded by the exons ATGCCTCTACCGGATCTTATTAAACGTGCATCGAGTTATTTCCTAGGACTCGAGTTCGATGACAACGAAGAACCGCTTGATTACGTCGacaatgaaatattgttttgtaagaaTAATGTGTGTGTTCATCCACCGACAATAGCGAGGCATGAATTGGATATTGTACATCATCCGGGATACATGACAGTGACGACGAAAGTATTTACCGATCAGCACAATAACGCTAAGCGACCTACGCTATTCTTAAATTGGATACCCAATTCCACTTTAAGGAAGTGTCCGTCAGCTGTTGAAACTAGCCCTAGTGACGAAATCGGTTGTGGGATTAAACCTACAAATCCTCAAGACATTCCAACCCAGAAGACTGTACAGCAAAAGAACAGAAAATACATCAATAACGAAAACGCTTTCTCCGACTCCTCGGACACAACTAGTCTCAATTCAAATTCGGATAAACAGAGCATCAAATCGAATGATACAAGGTTCACCCAGAATGACACGACTCAGGAAGAATTAACTTCTAGTTCCAAGCCTACAATAAAATCTGTTGATTCGTGTAAAGATGATGTGTTTGTTTCCATCGATAAAGAGGAATCGAAAGATCAGATATTTGAATTCGAACGGCACGTACGTTCCCAATCAATGACGTCTGTTAATATAACGATTGCTAACCCGAACGTGGAAAACGTTGATCTGACTCCAGATTCCGTTTCTGGTAGCTTTATGAGGTCTCTATCTATGAGTTCATGCGATGAAGGTAATCCCAATTGGATGAGCACACCTGAATTCTTAGCTCTGAAACATAATTTAGTATTTCCGGACAGCGTTCACAGTTCCCCAGTGCCGCAAAGACGACAACCTTTGAAATGCCGAAG gTTCTCGGTGGATCTAAGTCAAATGCGATCTTTGCGATTATTCTTTAACGACGATAATTGCACTTGTGGTCAGCTGGTCGTGGCGTCCAGAGAGTctcaatacaaaattttacattttcaccACGGTGGTCTGGATCATCTGGCTCAAGTACTGCACAGGTGGCACGCATTATTACACAACATCAAACTAACGCCAG GTTCCGAAGAACCTAATTTACCGTATCGTCACTTTATGGTTTGCCGACCAGAGGTTCAGAAATCTGAACAACACCCTGAAGAAGGAAAAGTACCAAAGATCACTCCGGAGCTATTTTACGGTAAAGTCATGAATGGAAAAGGGACGATTGAGGACGATTTGTTTTTAAGAAAGTGCGTTTTCTTTGGAGGTCTCGATAAAGAGTTAAGACGAGAAGTTTGGCCGTTCCTATTACATTGCTATCCATATAACTCTACATACGATGAAagagaaataattttacaaataagaacCAGAGAATATGATGAAATAGCGAAGAGAAGATTAGAGAAAATGACTCCTGAACAACACGCGGTCTTCTGGAAGACTGTACAAAGCGTTATAGAGAAAGATGTCGTCAGAACCGATAGAGGGAATCCATTCTTTGCGggcgaaaataattataacgtcGAAATAATGAAGAATATTTTACTGAATTACGCCGTTTATAATCCAGCATTAGG GTACACCCAAGGCATGAGCGATCTCCTGGCGCCGGTTCTATGTGAAATTAAGTGTGAGGCGGAGGCATTCTGGTGCTTTGTCGGCCTCATGCAGCGAGCGATATTCGTTTGTACACCCACCGATAACGATATGGATAATAATTTG aGTTATCTACGTGAACTAATAAGGATTATGTTACCGCATTTTTACAAACATCTCGAGAAACACGTGGACGCCATGGAACTGCTGTTTTGTCATAGATGGATATTGCT ATGTTTCAAGCGCGAGTTCACTGAGGCGGTCGCTCTCCGCATGTGGGAGGCCTGTTGGGCGAATTACCAGACGGATTACTTCCACCTGTTCCTCTGTCTCGCTATAATCGCGGTGTACGCTGATGACGTCATCGCTCAAGACCTCAACACAGATGAGATGTTATTACATTTCAGTTCATTGG CCATGTATATGGACGGTCGTCTCATACTCCGAAAGGCACGTGGACTTCTTCATCAGTTTAGACAGCTCGTTCGAATTCCATGCACCCTAGTCGGCATGTGTCAGAGATGTGGTCCAGGTATATGGGACTCAACTCACAGACCGAGTGTCGAATGTACTGGAGCTCATGATTTCTGTGAATACGCTGTACAGTGA